In Picosynechococcus sp. PCC 7002, the following are encoded in one genomic region:
- the psbM gene encoding photosystem II reaction center protein PsbM, giving the protein MQVNDLGFIATILFVLVPTVFLLILYIQTNKTAS; this is encoded by the coding sequence ATGCAAGTTAACGATCTCGGTTTCATTGCAACGATTCTTTTTGTACTCGTACCCACCGTTTTTTTGTTGATCCTTTATATCCAGACCAACAAAACGGCTTCCTAA